From a single Bryobacter aggregatus MPL3 genomic region:
- a CDS encoding LpxI family protein: protein MSSRYAIICGNGRFPVLALEAARRQGDEVLAMAIKEEADPVIETLAAKTVWISLGDLSKLIDTLHQDGITQVMMAGQVKHVSIFSAIRPDWRLFKLLGKLATKNTDSLIGVVVDELKSEGIELVASTRLLTSLLATEGLMARRKLTGDEEKNVAYGRTVANTLAGLDIGQSVAIADQACVAVEAMEGTDAMLRRAASLVNGKELTLVKASRRRKHLLFDVPVTGPTTIEVMRECGARVLAVDAGRTLLLDKDALLKAADDARISIIGFAPAEG, encoded by the coding sequence ATGTCCTCCCGCTACGCCATCATTTGCGGCAATGGCCGCTTTCCGGTTCTGGCTCTCGAAGCCGCGCGCCGGCAGGGCGACGAAGTGCTGGCGATGGCGATCAAAGAAGAGGCCGATCCGGTGATCGAGACGCTGGCGGCAAAGACGGTTTGGATCTCGCTGGGCGATCTCAGCAAGCTGATCGACACGCTGCACCAGGACGGCATCACGCAAGTGATGATGGCGGGCCAGGTGAAGCATGTCAGCATCTTTTCGGCGATCCGGCCCGATTGGCGGCTCTTCAAGCTGCTGGGCAAGCTCGCCACTAAGAACACAGACTCGCTGATCGGCGTCGTGGTCGACGAGCTGAAGAGCGAAGGCATTGAGCTGGTTGCTTCAACACGCCTGCTCACCAGTCTTCTTGCGACCGAAGGCCTGATGGCGCGCCGCAAATTGACTGGCGACGAAGAAAAGAATGTCGCCTACGGACGCACGGTGGCTAATACGTTGGCCGGTCTCGACATCGGACAAAGCGTGGCCATTGCCGACCAGGCCTGCGTTGCGGTGGAAGCAATGGAAGGCACGGACGCGATGCTGCGCCGTGCGGCCAGTCTGGTCAATGGCAAAGAACTTACGCTGGTCAAGGCGTCGCGCCGCCGCAAGCATCTGCTCTTTGACGTGCCGGTCACCGGACCCACCACCATCGAGGTGATGCGGGAATGTGGCGCGCGGGTGCTGGCTGTCGATGCGGGCCGCACCTTGTTGCTCGACAAAGACGCTCTGCTGAAGGCGGCAGACGATGCCCGTATCAGCATCATTGGCTTTGCACCGGCAGAAGGCTGA
- a CDS encoding ABC transporter permease: MSASREWFAKLRSVFQKQQMDADLKAELASHIELAVEENLARGMSETEARRQALISLGGMSATTEQQRDARGLPFLETILQDLRYTARTLRKDLGFTVFAVLIVGLGIGASCTIFSVVNALLLRPLPFADPASLVWLANAKSDEGLSAQTVQVNHLLEFKKRNQSFSDIAAYFAFYGNGDLKMVGNGPPERLTQLPVSQNFFPLLGIQPELGRNFTDEECKWNGPKAVLLSHGFWEQRFASDPKIVGRTLTMEDATLTVVGVLPASFDFASVFAPGTHFDLYAPFPLTAETNRWGNTLALIGRLKPGVSLPAANAEAQALSVQLMQQNRNMNRLTLQASRLTEHVSGRLRSALLLLAFAVGVVMLIVCANLSNLLLARTTARQKEIAVRIALGAGRRRLIRQMLTESIVLSSLGAIVGLALAAGGTYLLSHLTTVSVPLLGKVNLDLGAFSFTLVAAILTGLLFGVVPAFQIPSLALHESLKDNSRGSSEGKGRGSIRGVLVVAEIAFACVLVVASGLLIRSFLRVLDVNLGFEPARTAAIRIDPGSKYNTREKQNAYFDEALRLTKAIPGVEAAGLTDALPLGRNRTWGAGAKGVAYDPDKYPEAFVRISSDGYLKAMGIALKEGRDFSPRDTPGTEPVLIINETMARTLWPGQNAIGQLVPFGPKMDRRVIGIAADVRHLALEKESGNEMYVPIRQTGDFASVDLVVRTTLPPAQLAEAVRQALRPIEPNLPANEFRTLQQLVDKSTSPRRLIVMLLGGFAAFALVLASLGIYAVISYSVSQRTQEIGIRMALGETAGDLQLRILKQTLVLAAIGMTVGSAAAWALGQSLSGLLFGVTPNDPLTFAVMLITISAVALLAGYLPARRASKIDPMVALRSA; this comes from the coding sequence ATGAGCGCCTCCCGGGAATGGTTTGCCAAACTGCGCTCGGTGTTCCAGAAGCAGCAGATGGATGCGGATCTGAAGGCAGAACTCGCCTCGCACATTGAACTGGCTGTGGAGGAGAACCTCGCGCGAGGAATGAGCGAGACCGAGGCTCGGCGTCAGGCGCTGATCAGCCTGGGAGGCATGTCGGCAACAACGGAGCAGCAACGCGATGCGCGGGGCCTGCCCTTTCTCGAAACGATTCTCCAGGACCTCCGCTATACAGCGAGAACCTTGCGCAAGGACCTTGGCTTTACTGTGTTTGCCGTGTTGATCGTCGGCCTGGGGATTGGCGCGAGTTGCACCATCTTCAGCGTCGTCAATGCGTTGTTACTGCGGCCACTGCCCTTTGCCGATCCGGCGAGCTTGGTGTGGCTGGCGAATGCGAAGAGCGATGAAGGCCTCTCGGCGCAGACCGTGCAAGTGAATCATCTGCTCGAATTCAAAAAGCGCAACCAGAGCTTCTCGGATATCGCCGCTTACTTTGCTTTCTATGGGAATGGTGATCTGAAAATGGTGGGCAACGGACCGCCGGAGCGGCTCACCCAGTTACCGGTGTCGCAGAATTTCTTCCCCCTCCTGGGCATCCAGCCTGAACTGGGGCGCAACTTCACCGACGAGGAGTGCAAGTGGAACGGCCCCAAAGCAGTGTTGCTGAGCCATGGCTTCTGGGAGCAACGCTTTGCCTCGGACCCGAAGATTGTTGGCCGCACCTTGACGATGGAAGACGCAACCTTGACGGTGGTGGGTGTGCTGCCCGCGTCCTTCGATTTTGCCTCGGTCTTTGCGCCAGGTACGCATTTTGATCTGTATGCTCCCTTCCCGTTGACGGCCGAGACCAATCGCTGGGGCAACACCTTGGCGTTGATTGGCAGATTGAAGCCGGGCGTGTCGCTACCAGCAGCGAATGCGGAAGCACAAGCCTTGAGTGTCCAGTTGATGCAGCAAAACCGCAACATGAACAGGCTCACTCTCCAGGCCAGCCGTCTCACAGAGCATGTGAGCGGCAGGCTGCGCTCCGCACTGCTCTTGCTTGCTTTTGCAGTCGGTGTCGTGATGCTGATTGTCTGCGCGAATCTTTCCAATCTTCTGCTGGCGAGAACAACCGCCCGGCAGAAGGAAATCGCCGTTCGCATTGCACTGGGCGCGGGCCGGAGACGCTTGATCCGGCAGATGCTGACAGAGAGTATCGTGCTCTCCTCGCTGGGCGCCATCGTCGGACTCGCACTGGCAGCTGGTGGCACCTATCTTCTTTCTCACCTCACGACAGTCAGCGTTCCTCTCTTGGGCAAGGTCAACTTAGATCTGGGAGCATTTAGCTTCACGTTGGTGGCGGCTATTCTGACCGGCTTGCTGTTTGGCGTAGTGCCCGCCTTTCAGATTCCGAGCCTTGCCTTGCATGAGTCGTTGAAGGACAACAGCCGGGGATCGAGCGAAGGCAAGGGACGCGGCTCGATTCGAGGCGTGCTGGTCGTGGCCGAAATTGCCTTTGCCTGTGTCCTGGTTGTCGCCTCCGGACTGCTGATTCGCAGCTTTCTGCGTGTGCTCGATGTGAATCTTGGGTTTGAGCCCGCCCGTACGGCGGCGATACGCATTGACCCTGGCTCGAAGTACAACACCAGGGAAAAACAGAACGCTTACTTTGATGAAGCGCTGCGCCTGACCAAGGCGATTCCGGGAGTGGAGGCCGCAGGCCTGACGGACGCTTTACCGCTCGGCCGCAACCGTACCTGGGGTGCAGGCGCAAAGGGTGTTGCCTATGATCCCGACAAGTATCCAGAGGCCTTTGTCCGCATCTCGAGCGATGGCTATCTGAAGGCGATGGGCATTGCGCTCAAGGAAGGCCGCGACTTCAGTCCGCGCGATACTCCGGGCACGGAGCCGGTTCTGATTATTAACGAGACCATGGCGCGCACGCTCTGGCCGGGGCAGAATGCAATCGGACAGCTAGTGCCTTTTGGGCCGAAGATGGATCGCCGTGTGATCGGCATTGCCGCGGACGTGAGGCATCTGGCGCTCGAGAAGGAGTCTGGCAACGAGATGTATGTGCCCATTCGGCAGACCGGAGACTTTGCTTCCGTCGATTTGGTGGTGCGGACGACGCTGCCTCCCGCGCAATTGGCCGAGGCCGTGCGCCAGGCACTCCGCCCGATTGAACCAAATCTGCCAGCGAACGAGTTCCGTACGCTGCAGCAGTTGGTCGATAAATCCACTTCGCCACGGCGCCTGATCGTGATGCTGCTGGGAGGCTTTGCCGCCTTTGCCCTGGTGCTCGCTTCGCTTGGGATTTATGCCGTGATCTCATACTCCGTTAGCCAAAGAACTCAGGAGATCGGCATCCGCATGGCGCTCGGCGAGACGGCGGGCGACTTGCAATTGCGGATTCTCAAGCAGACGCTTGTGTTGGCTGCCATTGGGATGACGGTTGGCTCGGCGGCGGCCTGGGCGCTGGGGCAGTCGCTGTCCGGCTTGTTGTTCGGAGTGACGCCGAATGACCCGCTCACCTTCGCGGTGATGCTGATTACGATTTCGGCGGTGGCGCTGCTGGCGGGATATCTACCGGCGCGCCGGGCTTCCAAGATCGACCCCATGGTGGCGTTGCGCTCAGCTTAG
- a CDS encoding class I SAM-dependent methyltransferase — protein sequence MPIAENQLPLPAQKCPTLREIYLTDIVTDHAGQQRNPFPTSTPPEISAHLYDKIVGSERRRTIEIGMAYGLSTLSILQAHCDNGGGTHIALDPGQDHRWGNIGLLNVERSGLGKNFRFFEQASHVALPALLAEKQIFDFAFIDGCHLFDYALLDFFYIDKMMEVGGLIMIDDVWMPAVRKLISFILRNQNYRMVPYESKPGFGSPIKRIAGRLRRSPREGFHLQTMLLPSNICLLEKTSVELRPWDFHQSF from the coding sequence GTGCCAATCGCTGAAAATCAATTGCCCCTGCCCGCACAGAAATGTCCGACACTTCGTGAGATCTATTTGACGGATATCGTTACGGATCACGCAGGCCAGCAACGGAATCCGTTTCCAACTTCCACTCCGCCTGAGATCAGCGCTCATCTCTACGACAAGATTGTCGGCAGTGAACGCCGGCGCACCATCGAAATCGGCATGGCCTATGGCCTCTCGACGCTCAGTATCCTGCAAGCCCATTGTGACAACGGTGGCGGGACACACATTGCACTCGACCCGGGACAAGACCATCGCTGGGGAAATATTGGGCTATTGAATGTCGAACGGTCTGGACTCGGCAAGAATTTTCGCTTCTTCGAACAAGCCTCTCATGTCGCATTGCCGGCACTTCTGGCCGAAAAACAGATCTTCGACTTTGCTTTTATCGATGGCTGTCATTTGTTCGATTACGCACTGCTCGACTTCTTCTACATCGACAAGATGATGGAAGTGGGCGGGCTGATCATGATCGATGACGTGTGGATGCCCGCGGTTCGCAAGCTGATTTCCTTTATTCTGCGGAATCAGAACTATCGCATGGTTCCCTATGAATCCAAGCCAGGCTTTGGATCGCCGATCAAACGGATCGCAGGCCGATTGCGGCGCTCGCCCCGCGAAGGCTTCCATCTCCAGACCATGTTGCTGCCGTCCAACATCTGCCTGCTCGAGAAGACGAGTGTAGAACTGCGGCCTTGGGATTTTCACCAAAGCTTTTAA
- the fabZ gene encoding 3-hydroxyacyl-ACP dehydratase FabZ, translated as MPELDILAIQEILPHRYPLLLVDRILELEETRVVGLKNVTATEPHFQGHFPDFPVMPGVLIVECMAQTAGILVLSQIPDRKNKVVLLTSIDNAKFRKPVVPGDQLRIEMTVISKRSSLAKMRGEARVNNELVAECTVMCVLRDKAVL; from the coding sequence ATGCCTGAGCTCGATATTCTCGCGATCCAAGAGATTCTTCCCCATCGCTATCCCCTGCTGTTAGTCGACCGCATCCTCGAACTTGAGGAGACGCGCGTTGTGGGATTGAAGAATGTCACGGCAACGGAACCTCATTTCCAGGGTCACTTTCCCGACTTTCCAGTGATGCCCGGCGTCTTGATCGTCGAATGCATGGCGCAAACCGCGGGCATCCTCGTGCTGAGCCAGATTCCCGACCGGAAAAATAAAGTGGTGCTGCTCACCTCGATCGACAACGCGAAGTTCCGCAAGCCGGTGGTCCCCGGCGACCAGTTGCGCATCGAGATGACCGTCATCTCCAAGCGCTCCTCCCTCGCCAAGATGCGCGGCGAAGCGCGGGTCAACAACGAACTGGTTGCCGAATGCACAGTGATGTGCGTTCTTCGCGACAAGGCAGTTCTGTAG
- a CDS encoding PadR family transcriptional regulator yields the protein MAEEKLDLLQGTLDVMVLQTLNAMGAVHGYGIARRIEQVSGNEVLLNQGTIYASLVRLQQRGWIDSEWGCSANNRKAKFYTITPRGKKQLEEDLAYWRRLAGVMSRVFAMEAGQ from the coding sequence ATGGCTGAAGAGAAACTCGATCTGCTGCAAGGGACCCTCGATGTGATGGTGCTGCAGACACTGAACGCGATGGGCGCGGTGCATGGCTACGGCATTGCCCGGCGCATTGAACAGGTGAGCGGCAATGAAGTGCTGCTGAATCAAGGGACCATTTATGCTTCCCTGGTGCGCTTGCAGCAGCGTGGGTGGATCGATTCCGAGTGGGGTTGCTCCGCGAATAACCGCAAGGCAAAGTTCTACACGATCACGCCGAGAGGCAAGAAGCAACTCGAAGAAGATCTCGCCTATTGGCGGCGCCTGGCCGGCGTGATGAGCCGTGTTTTTGCCATGGAGGCCGGACAATGA
- the lpxA gene encoding acyl-ACP--UDP-N-acetylglucosamine O-acyltransferase: protein MPVHPSAILDPQAEIHPSAEIGPFCVIGPDVKIGAGTRLMAHVYVEGSTEIGEENVFYPYATVGVASQDLKYHGERAYTYIGNRNRIREFVSIHRGTEGGGLITRIGDDNSLLAYTHVAHDVQLGNHCVLSNGVTFAGHVTVGDWAVISAHSAVHQFCRIGRHSMIGGFSVVVQDVLPFSLTTGSGREIKLFDVNKVGLERRGFSAEAIQALHKCFRLLRDKKLNTTKAIEAIRAEVPALPEREELLAFIASSERGFIK, encoded by the coding sequence ATGCCGGTACATCCATCGGCAATCCTCGATCCCCAGGCCGAGATCCACCCGAGCGCCGAGATCGGTCCTTTTTGTGTGATTGGTCCCGATGTGAAGATCGGGGCGGGTACGCGTCTGATGGCGCATGTCTACGTCGAAGGCTCCACCGAAATCGGCGAGGAGAACGTTTTCTATCCTTATGCGACGGTCGGCGTCGCCTCGCAGGACTTGAAGTACCATGGCGAGCGCGCCTATACCTACATCGGCAACCGCAATCGCATCCGCGAGTTTGTCTCAATCCATCGCGGCACCGAAGGCGGCGGGCTCATCACGCGCATTGGCGACGACAATTCGCTGCTGGCCTATACGCATGTGGCGCACGATGTCCAACTCGGCAACCACTGCGTGCTGTCGAACGGCGTCACCTTCGCTGGGCATGTCACGGTGGGTGATTGGGCTGTGATCAGCGCCCACTCGGCCGTCCATCAGTTTTGCCGCATCGGGCGCCATTCGATGATTGGCGGCTTTAGCGTTGTGGTGCAGGACGTGTTGCCCTTTTCGCTGACGACGGGCAGTGGCCGCGAGATCAAGCTTTTCGATGTCAACAAGGTGGGGCTCGAGCGCCGTGGCTTCAGTGCTGAGGCGATCCAGGCTTTGCACAAGTGCTTCCGGCTCTTACGTGACAAGAAATTGAACACGACCAAGGCGATCGAAGCGATTCGCGCCGAGGTGCCAGCGCTTCCCGAGCGCGAAGAGCTGCTGGCCTTCATCGCCAGCTCCGAGCGCGGCTTCATCAAGTAA
- the metA gene encoding homoserine O-acetyltransferase MetA — translation MPIKIPDHLPACSTLEAEGVMVLRETDAVRQDIRPLRIGLLNLMPNKIRTETQIARLIGASPLQVELSLIRITNHVARNTPTEHMISFYRPWEEVQNERFDGFIITGAPVERMPFEDVNYWDEMRRVFDWSQTHVHRNLNICWAAQAAVYHFHGMPKYDLSAKAFGVFRHHNLAPASPYLRGFSDDFSIPVSRWTEIRREDIPSGHGIRVLAESEETGVCLLDDPKRRALHMFNHVEYDSTSLAEEYARDVAANSEILVPRNYFPHDDPHRPPENRWRSHAHLLFGNWINEIYQTTPFDATQIGSRSAEDSLIETPA, via the coding sequence ATGCCGATCAAAATACCCGATCATCTGCCTGCCTGTAGCACCCTCGAAGCCGAGGGCGTGATGGTGTTGCGTGAGACCGACGCTGTGCGCCAGGATATCCGCCCCCTGCGCATTGGGCTACTGAACCTGATGCCCAACAAAATCAGGACCGAAACGCAGATTGCGCGCCTGATTGGGGCCAGTCCTCTACAGGTGGAGCTGAGCCTGATTCGCATCACGAACCATGTCGCTCGCAATACCCCGACCGAACACATGATCTCGTTCTATCGCCCGTGGGAAGAAGTGCAGAACGAGCGCTTCGATGGCTTCATCATCACCGGCGCGCCGGTCGAACGGATGCCTTTTGAGGACGTCAACTACTGGGACGAAATGCGCCGCGTTTTTGACTGGTCGCAAACCCATGTCCATCGCAATCTGAATATCTGCTGGGCCGCCCAGGCCGCCGTCTATCACTTCCACGGGATGCCGAAATATGATCTTTCGGCCAAGGCCTTTGGCGTGTTCCGGCATCACAACCTGGCGCCCGCCTCGCCGTATCTGCGCGGATTTTCTGACGACTTCTCGATTCCGGTTTCGCGCTGGACGGAGATTCGGCGGGAAGACATTCCGTCTGGTCATGGGATTCGAGTTTTGGCAGAGAGTGAAGAGACCGGAGTCTGTCTGCTCGATGATCCGAAGCGCCGCGCTCTCCATATGTTCAATCATGTGGAATACGATTCGACATCGCTGGCTGAGGAATATGCGCGCGATGTTGCGGCCAACAGCGAGATTCTCGTTCCGCGGAACTACTTTCCGCATGACGATCCGCATCGGCCCCCGGAGAACCGTTGGCGCAGTCATGCGCATCTGTTGTTTGGAAACTGGATCAACGAGATCTACCAGACAACGCCCTTTGATGCGACGCAGATTGGCAGTCGCTCCGCAGAAGACTCCCTGATCGAGACCCCGGCTTAG